The Cyanobacterium sp. T60_A2020_053 genome segment CCTCATATCGGTATCATTACTAACATAGAATTAGATCACCCCGATCATTATGAAACAGTGGAGCAAGTGGTGGCAATTTTCCAGCAATTTGCTTCTCAATGTCAGTGGGTGGTGGCGTGCGCTGATTGCCCTACCATCGCTGAAAATATCAAAGCTGACATAACCTACAGTATCAAAGATAATGATCAAGCCAATTATTTAGGTCGTGAGATCGTTCATACTCCCCATGGATCGAGTGCTGAAGTTTGGGAAAATGGTCAATTATTGGGGACAATCAATCTTTTATTGTCAGGGGATCATAACATTAGTAATGCGTTAAGTGCCGTAGCTGTAGGGCGCAAATTGGGGTTAGATTTTGCAGTAATCGCCGCAAGTATCACCGGTTTTGATGGAGCAAAAAGACGTTTTGAGTATAAAGGGGATTATCACGGTGCCACTTTAATTGATGACTACGCCCATCATCCTAGTGAAATTCGTTGCACGTTACAATCGGCTCAATTTCGAGCGCCCTCCTACCACGCAGAGAGGATAATTGCTATTTTTCAGCCCCACCGTTACAGTCGCACCGCTTCATTTTTAACTGAGTTTGCGCAATGTTTTACGGGCGCTGATGTGGTAATTGTGACAGATATTTACAGCGCTGGGGAAAAAAATGAAACGGGTATTGACGGGCAGAAAGTGGCAGAAACTATTAAAAAATATCATCGTCAGGTAATTTATCACGCTGATTTAACTACTTTAGCTGAATTTTTAGCAAATTTCTTACAAAAAGGCGATTTAGCTCTATTTTTGGGCGCTGGGAATCTTAATCAAATTATTCCTCGACTTCTTGATGAATCTTTGCTATAACTCAGTTAATATCTGACGTTACGCACTGATTCAAATGTTAAGTTAAGGGAGGTTTCAGGTAGCAGATTTCAGGTTTAAAACCTTTTCCTCAATAAACATAAGTTTTTTGTCAATTCTTCAACCTAACACCGCGACACCAACAATTAATTCTATTTTTGCGTAACATCAGTTAATATTTATAAGCTAATCATTTGCCCAAAAATTTAATCTCATTTTGAGATGTTTAAAGTCTTCACTCCCTCACTCACCTTGATTCACCTTTATTCTTTACGATGATCATGATAACTTTAAAATCTCCTGTTTCTGAATCTGCCAAAAATCCTATTTCTCTCAAGGGCGTTGAATGTCAAATTTATCCTGATGTTGCCCTAGCGCCCTTCACCTCTTATCGAGTGGGGGGTGTGGCACAGTGGTATGTCGAACCGAAAACTTGGCAGGATGTCCAAGAAATTTTCGCTTGGGTAGAAAAACAACAAATTCCCTTTACTTGTTTAGGTGCTGGTTCAAATTTACTAATTAGTGATCAAGGTATCGAAGGATTAGTAATCAATACCCGTCACCTCAAGGAATGTCATATCAATGAAGAATCTCAAACGGTGACGGTGGGCGCTGGTTATGCTTTACCCAAATTGGCTTGGGCAGGGGCAAAAAAAGGTTGGCAGGGTTTAGAATGGGCGGTGGGTATCCCCGGCACGGTAGGCGGTGCGGTGGTGATGAATGCGGGGGCGCATCAAGGTTGTATAGCAGATGTCTTGACTAGCGCTTTGGTGGCTTATCCCGACGGCAGAATTGCTGAGGTGACGGGCGCTGATTTGGCTTATTCTTATCGTACTTCTAATTTACAACAGCAGTCGGTGTTAGTTTTACGCGCTAGTTTACAGTTGAAGGGCGCTGGTAGTAGGGAAGAAATGATGTCTCTCACTACCCATAATTTCAAGCACCGTAAACAAACCCAACCCTATGATAAACCTAGCTGTGGTAGTGTATTTCGGAATCCTCAACCCGAAGCCGCCGGGCGCTTGA includes the following:
- a CDS encoding UDP-N-acetylmuramate--L-alanine ligase, giving the protein MNTIDLNGKPFHFIGIGGIGMSALAYILAKRNIPLSGSDLRCSNIIERLQSLGAEVFLTQNGANFDQFAQRPSPLNIPQIICSTAINENNLEYKEAVNQGYPIFHRSDLLSALIKNYHSIAVAGTHGKTTTSSLIGYMLLQAGLDPTVIIGGEVDLWEGNARVGDGDFLVAEADESDGSLVKHSPHIGIITNIELDHPDHYETVEQVVAIFQQFASQCQWVVACADCPTIAENIKADITYSIKDNDQANYLGREIVHTPHGSSAEVWENGQLLGTINLLLSGDHNISNALSAVAVGRKLGLDFAVIAASITGFDGAKRRFEYKGDYHGATLIDDYAHHPSEIRCTLQSAQFRAPSYHAERIIAIFQPHRYSRTASFLTEFAQCFTGADVVIVTDIYSAGEKNETGIDGQKVAETIKKYHRQVIYHADLTTLAEFLANFLQKGDLALFLGAGNLNQIIPRLLDESLL
- the murB gene encoding UDP-N-acetylmuramate dehydrogenase, yielding MITLKSPVSESAKNPISLKGVECQIYPDVALAPFTSYRVGGVAQWYVEPKTWQDVQEIFAWVEKQQIPFTCLGAGSNLLISDQGIEGLVINTRHLKECHINEESQTVTVGAGYALPKLAWAGAKKGWQGLEWAVGIPGTVGGAVVMNAGAHQGCIADVLTSALVAYPDGRIAEVTGADLAYSYRTSNLQQQSVLVLRASLQLKGAGSREEMMSLTTHNFKHRKQTQPYDKPSCGSVFRNPQPEAAGRLIEQLGLKGYQIGGAQVAHRHANFILNVGNAQAQDIHHLINYVQEKVLASFSILLHPEVRMLGDF